The DNA window ATCTGGACTTCACTGGGAACTTACTCACTGATCTTGCCATGAGAGAGTCCATGTGTGGTGGACGAGGTACATTGTTAAAGCTCAGATTTCTTAATGTGAGCAAGAACTCTCTCAAGTCTCTTGCTCTTATGAACCAATTAGTCAGCAATCTCAACAAGCTTGAGTCCTTGGATTTaagtcaaaatgtattttctgtcaTGCCGGAAGAGTGCACTTGGCCCACAAGTCTGCAATACTTAAATCTGTCCTTGACCCAATTATGGAGAATTACAGAATGTCTTCCAAAGAGTTTGCACATCTTAGATTTAAATGGCAATCACCTGACTGTGTTTGACATAGAACTACCTTACCTCAAAGAGCTGTACATCTCAGGCAACAAGTTCACAAGTTTGCCTTCGGGAAGGTTGTTCCCAAGACTGGAGTCGCTGCTGATCCAGCGAAATGTGCTCAACATGTTTGACGCAACCGATTTGAAGGAGTATAAGAACCTGCGAAATCTGGAAGCTGGCTACAACAAATTTGTGTGCTCATGTGAATTCTTGGCTTTTATGCAGCAGAAGGTCAGACAGTTAGTCGGGATTGGCGATCGACCTGAGAGTTATGTGTGTGACTCACCAGTTACTCTGAGTGGACAGCTGGTTGCAGATGCACACCTCTCCATCTTTGAGTGTTACATGATGGTGGCTGTGTCTGGATTGTGCACTATTGTCTTTTTGGCAACGCTCATTTGTGGGATCCTTTGCTATAAGCTCCATGTTGTTTGGTACGTAAAGATGACCTGGGCTTGGCTTCAAGCTAAGAGGAAACCAAAGGTCAATGCAAACAACGACATCTACTATGATGCCTTTGTTTCTTACAGCGAGAGGGATTCTGAGTGGCTTGAGAAGTTCCTGGTCCCAGAGCTGGAGGGAGCCCATCCGTCATTTCGGCTCTGCCTGCACAAACATGACTTCCTTCCTGGGCAGTGGATAGTAGACAACATTATCAATGCTATGGAGAAAAGCCACACCACTCTCTTTGTCCTGTCCCGGCACTTTGTCAGCAGTGAATGGTGCAAGTATGAGCTTGATTTCTCCCAATTTCGCCTGTTTGACGAGAATAACGACACTGCTGTCCTGATTCTGCTGGAGCCCATCGCCAAGGAGACCATTCCAAAGAGGTTCTGTAAGCTGCGTAAATTTATGAACTCAAGAACCTATTTGGAGTGGCCAGAAGATGAGGAGCAAAGACCTCTATTCTGGCACAATCTTAAAGTAGCAATTAAGAGAGGCAACTAACTTGCCTTTGAAAGTACTAGTACTAgtcttttcaataaaaatattttggaaaaaaaagaaagtactaGTCTCAatggcttttttctgtttgtaaacATGACTCATTTAACTTGTGTAAGTAGAATTTTACCTCAGAGATATGAACTTTATAGTTAAGCACTGACCAGTCAACAACGTACGGTATGTAACCAGAAATGGCATAACCAAATAGGCCTTGTCAGTATTAAGCTCTTAATTATTAATGCAAAATGTCAAGCATTAAACTAAAGTGAGTCACACATTCCACTGACATAAAACTTCACATGCTATGAATGTTAGAGAAGGGGACAATTTACAGCAGTATCACAAATTATCACCATGAAGAAAAGCCAATGGTGATGTAAAGAAAAGGGgtagcatattttttttttttcagtttgcagtTTTCAAATGTGGTCAAAGCCAGCAGCGTCACTGAAAAAGTCTTgtctttaaaaaagtgaataaagaAGTACCAATGTTTAAAGCTATAACATGGGACTAACCTTCATatctattttgtatttatttgtatttagaCATCACTGTCATACTTAATTTCTCCACAATTCTATTGCTTCTGGATTCCTGTCTTATAGATTCTATAGCATGTTTACTGACACATTGAGAAATTCACTAGCATGAAAAGACATGAAAAGCATTTATCGGGTCATACAGGTGTCATTAGTTGTGGCTGTAAGGTGGCTCATCCTAGCCATCCTGGGATCTGGTGTATGGACATGTgccatggtctggtatcaaatcctCAGTGCCCATTCAGTCTAATAGGGTCATGCATAACTGACTTGCATTGCATTAGATCTACATGCTATATGATTTGATACTCCCTATTTTCCATTATGTGTACCTTCTAACTGGATAAAATAATAGCCTTTCGAcatcatataaaatatttctaaagTTACAGTTGATTTCATGAATTCAAAGATAGCATTGATGTGGATGTCTAGTATATCTGCTGTTATATCCTCTGCTTGATTGTGaacctgttttattttgtaattttcattaaaatttttaattccTACTACATTAATAAAGGTACTTCAATATCTGTgtaaaattaatgcaaatgcaaaaaacagGATGGGTAATTTAATAGACATGTAATTATTCGGGTCACTCAAAGTCTTCTGTCTGCTGAAAACTGGGGTGTAGCTGCCTCGAGGCAAATTCCCATGTTTCCCAGTTTGATGTCCAGAATCAAATATTGCAGAAGTTTCCCTTTGGTTTTCCCAGTTTGGCTTGGATTTTGAGACTTCCAAATTGATCATTAAACGTATGTTATTCCAGCTTGAGTTGTCTTGTTCATATTTGTTTCATGATGTATAAATCAGAAGTGTATATTTTGCTTTATACATTATACCCCATACAACACTGCTGCCAGGCATTGGATTTCAGGATAGGTTTCTAATCATTCAAATGCAGCCTTTAGTAGTCCCCTTGGCCAAAAAAGTCCTGACTCACACAGTACCTGTTACCTCACAATAAGTGGGTAAATGAGTGGACGTCATGACCATAATGAAGAGGAACCTCCGGGGGGACGTTCATGATGGGGACACACTCCCATAGGGATTACAGGATGTGTGCAGACAGAGGacctgatcctggatcagcatgAACCTTTACACTATGTGCGTGAGGTTATAATCAGGATTGCACATGGTGATTCTGAGGCAAGCGCACAGAGCTGATAGTGGCCCTTCTGAGCAACTTAACTGATTGCTTATTGCCCTCTGGAGGAAATCCCATCACTCACGTCATCGGTTCACTGGCCTCTGAAAGA is part of the Anguilla anguilla isolate fAngAng1 chromosome 7, fAngAng1.pri, whole genome shotgun sequence genome and encodes:
- the LOC118231932 gene encoding toll-like receptor 2 type-2 isoform X3; the encoded protein is METLIFTLLIGCFLTRQSSQLERQNCQRCDKQFFCDCSDEGLPQVPKVPEDTLGLNLSFNHIEIITENDFHEYNHLKTLYLQINWIANIHENAFSSLGNLERLDLSYNRLTSLSSSWFDWLISLQHLNLLGNTYHTLGTGFVFAQLGRLRSLQFGSPNFYSMGKNDLRGLKDLDEVTLSGNRLVHYEVGSLSRINGTITLCLHRLFQKDLDLLTIILRDVCSPETFLIIADVMLNNNRTIQPFVQAMKKGVTKILLKNMTATDEAIVYFLQAMDNAPLTFLGIEDSLFLGRDFCDKVNATRHDKLETLYIKNLNIQDSFDVSFLSYLKNILKYPKNMSVINSEVFLMPCPTSKLLKKLEYLDFTGNLLTDLAMRESMCGGRGTLLKLRFLNVSKNSLKSLALMNQLVSNLNKLESLDLSQNVFSVMPEECTWPTSLQYLNLSLTQLWRITECLPKSLHILDLNGNHLTVFDIELPYLKELYISGNKFTSLPSGRLFPRLESLLIQRNVLNMFDATDLKEYKNLRNLEAGYNKFVCSCEFLAFMQQKVRQLVGIGDRPESYVCDSPVTLSGQLVADAHLSIFECYMMVAVSGLCTIVFLATLICGILCYKLHVVWYVKMTWAWLQAKRKPKVNANNDIYYDAFVSYSERDSEWLEKFLVPELEGAHPSFRLCLHKHDFLPGQWIVDNIINAMEKSHTTLFVLSRHFVSSEWCKYELDFSQFRLFDENNDTAVLILLEPIAKETIPKRFCKLRKFMNSRTYLEWPEDEEQRPLFWHNLKVAIKRGN
- the LOC118231932 gene encoding toll-like receptor 2 type-2 isoform X2 encodes the protein MQFNSVQRFLLAETELPSITYFLISPETKQSVSSTEELLEGFFSPSRMETLIFTLLIGCFLTRQSSQLERQNCQRCDKQFFCDCSDEGLPQVPKVPEDTLGLNLSFNHIEIITENDFHEYNHLKTLYLQINWIANIHENAFSSLGNLERLDLSYNRLTSLSSSWFDWLISLQHLNLLGNTYHTLGTGFVFAQLGRLRSLQFGSPNFYSMGKNDLRGLKDLDEVTLSGNRLVHYEVGSLSRINGTITLCLHRLFQKDLDLLTIILRDVCSPETFLIIADVMLNNNRTIQPFVQAMKKGVTKILLKNMTATDEAIVYFLQAMDNAPLTFLGIEDSLFLGRDFCDKVNATRHDKLETLYIKNLNIQDSFDVSFLSYLKNILKYPKNMSVINSEVFLMPCPTSKLLKKLEYLDFTGNLLTDLAMRESMCGGRGTLLKLRFLNVSKNSLKSLALMNQLVSNLNKLESLDLSQNVFSVMPEECTWPTSLQYLNLSLTQLWRITECLPKSLHILDLNGNHLTVFDIELPYLKELYISGNKFTSLPSGRLFPRLESLLIQRNVLNMFDATDLKEYKNLRNLEAGYNKFVCSCEFLAFMQQKVRQLVGIGDRPESYVCDSPVTLSGQLVADAHLSIFECYMMVAVSGLCTIVFLATLICGILCYKLHVVWYVKMTWAWLQAKRKPKVNANNDIYYDAFVSYSERDSEWLEKFLVPELEGAHPSFRLCLHKHDFLPGQWIVDNIINAMEKSHTTLFVLSRHFVSSEWCKYELDFSQFRLFDENNDTAVLILLEPIAKETIPKRFCKLRKFMNSRTYLEWPEDEEQRPLFWHNLKVAIKRGD